One genomic segment of Stigmatopora argus isolate UIUO_Sarg chromosome 18, RoL_Sarg_1.0, whole genome shotgun sequence includes these proteins:
- the tefa gene encoding TEF transcription factor, PAR bZIP family member a isoform X5 — protein MTTSDIPEIFKAFLETPFAFPNFEPNDTDKEKLGLDNNGDGGGSGTGPSAALTPAIWDKTIPYDGENFHLEYMDLEEFLMENGIAASPGEPPAAAVEADKEELKAADVSLLAVHELDKCAEEVVITTNGEGDVTVAEEAEPAVDPDSIQVEVHYEPDPTDLVLSSVPGGELFDPRKHKFSDEDLKPQPMIKKAKKVYVPEEQKNEKYWQRRNKNNVAAKRSRDARRLKENQITVRAAFLERENSALRMEVADLRKECGQYKNIVGSYRAKFGKL, from the exons acacCGACAAGGAGAAGCTGGGCTTGGACAACAATGGCGACGGCGGGGGCAGCGGGACGGGCCCGTCGGCCGCCCTCACCCCCGCTATCTGGGATAAGACCATTCCCTACGACGGGGAGAACTTCCACTTGGAGTACATGGACCTGGAAGAGTTCCTCATGGAGAACGGCATCGCCGCCTCGCCCGGAGAACCCCCGGCGGCCGCGGTGGAGGCGGACAAGGAGGAGCTCAAAGCGGCCGACGTGTCCCTGCTGGCCGTCCACGAGCTGGACAAGTGCGCCGAAGAGGTGGTGATCACCACCAACGGCGAGGGCGACGTCACGGTAGCGG AAGAGGCGGAGCCCGCGGTGGACCCGGACAGCATCCAGGTGGAGGTCCACTACGAGCCCGATCCCACCGACCTGGTCCTATCCAGCGTACCGGGGGGCGAACTCTTCGACCCCCGCAAGCACAAGTTCAGCGATGAAGATCTCAAGCCGCAGCCCATGATTAAGAAGGCTAAGAAAGTTTACGTTCCAGAAGAGCAGAAG AACGAGAAATACTGGCAGAGGCGAAATAAGAACAACGTGGCGGCCAAGCGCTCCCGCGACGCTCGCCGGCTGAAGGAGAACCAGATCACGGTGCGAGCGGCCTTCCTGGAGCGCGAGAACTCGGCGCTGAGGATGGAAGTGGCCGACCTGCGCAAGGAATGCGGCCAATACAAGAACATCGTGGGGAGCTACCGGGCCAAGTTCGGAAAACTCTAA
- the phf5a gene encoding PHD finger-like domain-containing protein 5A produces MAKHHPDLIFCRKQAGVAIGRLCEKCDGKCVICDSYVRPCTLVRICDECNYGSYQGRCVICGGPGVSDAYYCKECTIQEKDRDGCPKIVNLGSSKTDLFYERKKYGFKKR; encoded by the exons ATGGCAAAGCATCATCCAGATTTAATCTTTTGTAGAAAACAAGCCGGCGTTG CTATCGGGAGACTTTGCGAGAAAT GCGACGGCAAGTGCGTCATCTGCGATTCGTACGTGAGGCCGTGCACGCTGGTCCGTATTTGCGACGAGTGCAACTACGGCTCCTACCAGGGACGATGCGTCATCTGCGGGGGGCCCGGAGTGTCCGACGCCTACTACTGCAAAGAGTGCACCATCCAGGAAAAAGAT CGAGACGGCTGTCCTAAAATTGTCAATTTGGGAAGCTCCAAGACAGATTTGTTCTACGAGAGGAAGAAGTACGGCTTTAAAAAGAGGTGA